From Catenulispora sp. EB89, a single genomic window includes:
- a CDS encoding penicillin-binding transpeptidase domain-containing protein, with protein MAGMQRRGRRTSRTVTAAVVTAAVVATASVALWLRSDHSGAGTSPTAQAGPGGGAASSGASGAAGASGSGDTPSTPDAVAKDFLAAWASGDYTKAGSLTDNATAAGPRLQAVMKSLNPKSTQLTLGSQIPATGAAPDPAAHYNFSVVDTFDGGLQWTYNSVLAVVPASGSARTPLVHWSSAVIHPQLGGAANLTATPPAATVVDDTGLPLQASAHPSLGTVLSRLATAKPSGAPAPTALQINFVDANTGATLGGTEPVTIGAPSGGAALQIKSTLDNRVQTAAEHALAAYPESGMVVIKPSTGGVLAMASNSQSTAGLAYHALRAPGSTFKVVTTAALLQAGLKPSDSAPCPAIATVGSQNYHNDEGLKNGYPNATLTDAFEQSCNTSYVGLRNRLSGLGALENEAKTQFGMNQPWDMGLGAATYCTAGSEQVPAADGQERFAAETFGQGDITMCPLTMASLAATAATGTFKQPILLPGQTQVPATPLPAGVDNDLKTLMRGVITEGTATSLRGISPTLGAKTGTAERQNGDLDSWMIAMDPQHDIAVACVVLNGGFGNDKAGPAIKAMLNGIGIG; from the coding sequence CAACGGCGGGGACGCCGCACTTCAAGGACCGTCACCGCGGCGGTCGTCACGGCCGCGGTGGTGGCGACCGCGTCCGTGGCGCTCTGGCTGCGGTCCGATCACAGCGGCGCGGGCACGTCGCCGACGGCGCAGGCGGGGCCGGGCGGCGGCGCGGCGTCGTCGGGGGCGTCCGGGGCGGCGGGGGCGTCCGGGTCCGGCGACACGCCCTCGACGCCGGACGCAGTCGCGAAGGACTTCCTGGCCGCGTGGGCGTCGGGCGACTACACCAAGGCCGGCTCCCTCACCGACAACGCGACCGCCGCCGGTCCGCGGCTGCAAGCGGTCATGAAGTCGCTGAATCCTAAGTCCACACAGCTCACCCTCGGATCGCAGATCCCTGCGACCGGCGCCGCGCCGGACCCGGCGGCGCACTACAACTTCAGCGTCGTGGACACCTTCGACGGCGGTTTGCAGTGGACGTACAACTCGGTCCTCGCGGTCGTCCCGGCGAGCGGTAGCGCGAGGACTCCGCTGGTCCACTGGTCCTCGGCGGTCATCCATCCGCAGCTCGGCGGCGCGGCGAATCTCACCGCGACGCCGCCGGCCGCGACGGTCGTTGACGACACCGGTCTGCCGTTGCAGGCGTCGGCGCATCCCAGCCTGGGGACCGTGCTCTCGCGGCTGGCGACCGCCAAGCCGTCCGGGGCTCCGGCGCCCACCGCGCTCCAGATCAACTTCGTCGACGCGAACACCGGCGCGACGCTCGGCGGGACCGAGCCGGTCACCATCGGCGCGCCGAGCGGCGGCGCCGCGCTGCAGATCAAGTCGACGCTCGACAACCGCGTCCAGACCGCCGCGGAGCATGCGCTGGCCGCGTATCCGGAGTCCGGCATGGTGGTCATCAAGCCGAGCACCGGCGGCGTCCTGGCGATGGCCAGCAACTCGCAGAGCACGGCGGGCTTGGCGTATCACGCGCTGCGGGCGCCGGGTTCCACGTTCAAGGTGGTCACGACCGCCGCGCTGCTCCAGGCCGGGCTCAAGCCGTCGGATTCGGCGCCGTGTCCGGCGATCGCGACCGTGGGGTCGCAGAACTACCACAACGACGAGGGCCTGAAGAACGGCTACCCGAACGCCACCCTGACCGATGCCTTCGAGCAGTCCTGCAACACGTCCTACGTCGGTCTGCGGAACCGCCTGTCGGGCCTCGGCGCGCTGGAGAACGAGGCGAAGACGCAGTTCGGCATGAACCAGCCGTGGGACATGGGGCTCGGCGCAGCCACGTACTGCACCGCGGGCAGCGAGCAGGTCCCCGCGGCCGACGGCCAGGAGCGCTTCGCCGCCGAGACCTTCGGCCAGGGCGACATCACGATGTGCCCGCTCACGATGGCCTCGCTGGCCGCGACGGCCGCGACCGGCACGTTCAAGCAGCCGATCCTGCTGCCGGGGCAGACCCAGGTCCCGGCGACGCCGCTGCCCGCCGGGGTCGACAACGATCTCAAGACTCTGATGCGGGGCGTCATCACGGAGGGCACGGCCACCTCGCTGCGCGGCATCAGCCCGACGCTCGGCGCCAAGACCGGCACGGCCGAGCGGCAGAACGGGGATCTGGACAGCTGGATGATCGCGATGGACCCGCAGCACGACATCGCCGTCGCCTGTGTGGTGCTCAACGGCGGATTCGGCAACGACAAGGCGGGCCCGGCGATCAAGGCGATGCTGAACGGGATCGGGATCGGGTGA